In Paractinoplanes brasiliensis, the following proteins share a genomic window:
- a CDS encoding DUF6703 family protein, whose translation MVTPSDNLLGRLSRVNPTAAFVLALAVMLGGLFLPGIVGAALLFVLAAGLAALTFTTWPVQSGSTRALRLLILALLLAVVVTKAL comes from the coding sequence GTGGTGACGCCTTCCGACAACCTGCTCGGGCGCCTGTCCCGGGTGAACCCCACGGCCGCCTTCGTCCTCGCGCTGGCGGTGATGCTCGGTGGCCTCTTCCTGCCGGGCATCGTCGGCGCCGCCCTGCTGTTCGTGCTGGCCGCGGGCCTGGCCGCGCTCACCTTCACGACCTGGCCGGTGCAGTCGGGCTCGACCCGCGCCCTCCGCCTGCTGATTCTGGCCCTGTTGCTCGCGGTCGTGGTGACCAAGGCGCTCTAG